Proteins from one Megalops cyprinoides isolate fMegCyp1 chromosome 11, fMegCyp1.pri, whole genome shotgun sequence genomic window:
- the LOC118785949 gene encoding LOW QUALITY PROTEIN: abl interactor 2-like (The sequence of the model RefSeq protein was modified relative to this genomic sequence to represent the inferred CDS: inserted 2 bases in 1 codon) encodes MAELQMLLEEEIPAGRRALLDSFTNLERVADYCENNYIQSADKHRALEETKNYTTQSLASVAYLINTLANNVLQMLDIQASQLRRMESSINHISQTVDIHKEKVARREIGILTTNKNTSRTHKIIAPANPERPVRYIRKPIDYNVLDDIGHGVKWLLRFKVSTQNMKMGGLPRTTPPTQKPPSPPVTGKGTIGRHSPYRTLEPVRPPVVPNDYVPSPTRNMGPAQQSPVRTASVNQRNRTYSSGSSGGSHPSSRSSSRENSGSGSVGVPIAVPTPSPPSAFPATGAAGTPPAPPTSAPPPSSSSSSSSSTAASAPTTAPPPAPDPTPXPPPTEAKQAPAEAPPSSQPPPPATAAAVTSTATTSPAPGNTPQFYSMNRPGSRHNNPTVGGSLPYRRPPSVTGQPNLPQSQVNGGPYYNQSQGSLAPPPPSILQITPQLPLMGFVARVQETISDTPPPPPPAEEPVFEESPPPPPPPEDYEEEESAVVEYSDPYAEEDPPWAPRTYLEKVVAIYDYTRDKEDELSFQEGAIIYVIKKNDDGWYEGVMSGTTGLFPGNYVESIMHYAE; translated from the exons tCGGCAGATAAGCACAGAGCCCTAGAGGAAACCAAAAACTACACCACTCAGTCCCTGGCCAGTGTAGCCTACCTGATCAACACCTTGGCCAACAATGTCCTTCAGATGCTCGACATCCAGGCGTCCCAGCTACGCCGCATGGAGTCCTCCATCAACCACATCTCACAG ACAGTGGACATCCACAAGGAGAAGGTGGCCAGGCGGGAGATTGGCATCCTGACCACCAATAAGAACACCTCCCGCACACACAAGATCATTGCCCCAGCCAATCCTGAGAGGCCCGTGCGTTACATTCGCAAGCCCATTGACTACAACGTGCTGGACGACATCGGACATGGGGTGAAG TGGTTGCTTAGGTTTAAG GTCAGCACCCAGAACATGAAGATGGGCGGTCTCCCTCGCACTACCCCGCCCACCCAGAAGCCACCGAGTCCACCCGTAACAGGAAAGGGAACCATTGG GCGGCACTCCCCCTATAGGACGCTCGAGCCGGTGCGTCCCCCTGTGGTCCCTAACGACTATGTCCCCAGCCCGACGCGCAACATGGGGCCGGCACAGCAGAGCCCTGTGCGCACTGCATCAGTTAACCAGAGGAATCGCACCTACAG CAGCGGGAGCAGCGGGGGGAGCCACCCcagcagccgcagcagcagcCGGGAGAACAGCGGGAGCGGCAGCGTGGGCGTGCCCATCGCAGtgcccaccccctccccgcccaGCGCCTTCCCAg CCACCGGGGCTGCAGGTACCCCTCCTGCTCCACCCACTTCTGCtccgcctccctcctcctcctcctcttcctcctcctctaccGCTGCCTCCGCCCCAACCACTGCCCCACCTCCAGCCCCCgaccccacccc gcccccccccactgaGGCCAAACAGGCTCCAGCCGAGgcccccccttcctctcagcccccccctcctgctactgctgctgctgtcacctCTACCGCTACCACCTCCCCTGCACCAG GCAACACTCCTCAGTTCTACAGCATGAACCGGCCTGGGTCCCGACACAACAACCCCACCGTGGGGGGGTCTCTGCCGTACCGCCGCCCCCCCTCAGTGACCGGCCAGCCCAACCTGCCCCAGAGCCAGGTCAATGGAGGACCCTACTACAACCAGAGCCAAG GCTCGctcgccccccctcccccctccattcTGCAGATCACTCCCCAGCTTCCTCTGATGGGCTTCGTGGCTCGCGTTCAGGAGACCA TCTCAGatacaccccctcccccaccgccTGCAGAGGAGCCGGTGTTCGAGGAGTCTCCCCCACCGCCCCCGCCTCCTGAGGACTACGAGGAGGAGGAGTCGGCCGTGGTGGAGTACAGTGACCCCTACGCCGAGGAGGACCCCCCGTGGGCCCCGCGCACGTACCTGGAGAAAG TGGTGGCCATCTACGACTACACAAGAGACAAGGAGGACGAGCTGTCCTTCCAGGAGGGCGCCATCATCTACGTGATCAAGAAGAACGACGACGGCTGGTACGAGGGCGTGATGAGCGGCACCACCGGGCTCTTCCCTGGAAACTACGTGGAGTCCATCATGCACTACGCCGAATGA